A region of the Acidobacteriota bacterium genome:
GCCATGGAGAACTGGCTCCACCGCTTCGAGGGCCGCCGGGACCTCGAGAACCCGCGGGTCGCTTCGGAGGTCGAGGCGTTCATCCGGGAGAATTCCGCGAACGGCTTCTGGGAGATGCACGCCTGGGTCCTGATGCCCAACCACGCGCACCTGCTCTTCACCCCGACACCGGCCTGCATCGGGGCGTGCCCGGGCGACCGGGGGACCCTGGAGTGGCTGATGAGCACCTTCAAGCGCGTTACGGCCCGCCGGGTGAACCGTTCTCGCGGGACGAGGGGGATGCGGTTCTGGCAGCGGGAGTGGTTCGACCACTGGGTGCGGTGCCCGGCGGAGTTCGAACGCATCGTGGCGTACATCCGACTGAACCCGGTCAGGGCATGCCTGGCGAGTGACGCTCACCCCTGGCCCCACCTGTGGGTTGCAAATCCCTGAAATCTGAACGCGCAAAGTTTACATGCCCGACGTTCGCACGCGCCGTCCCGGCGCGGGTGCAAGGGTTCAGGAAGGGGCCAGGAGAGAAGCCGCCAACCCCCTTCTTCACGGCCTCCAGCTACCCCGTGGTCCGCGTCGAGACGACGCGTACGAACCCGCGACGTTCGCACGCGCCGTCCCGGCGCGGGTGCAAGGGTACAGGAAGAGGCCAGGGGCGAAGCCGCCTGTCCCCTTCTTCGGGGCCTCCGGCTAGCTCGCTGTCCGCGTCGAGACGACGCGTACGAACCTGCAACGTTCGCACGCGCCGTCCCGGCGCGGGTGCAAGGGTTTGGGAGGGGCCAGGGGCGAAGCTGCCAGTCCTCTTCTTCGAGGCCTCTGGCTAGCTCGCTGTCCGCGTCGAGACGACGCGTACGAACGTCTGCTGTCCGCGTCGAGACGACGCGTACGAACGTCTGGTGTCCGCGTCGAGACGACGCGTACGAACGTCTGGTGTCCGCGTCGGGACGACGCGTACGAACCGGCTTGGAGCAAAGGCCAGGGGCCGGCACTGAGCCGTCCCGAGAAGAGACCGGCAGCCCCG
Encoded here:
- a CDS encoding transposase, translating into MQQPGPTARFYRKRLPHWEVENGTYFVTVGLFGALPPQIAAGIRRIAGKAAGGGDAGLRKSRAGFLAMENWLHRFEGRRDLENPRVASEVEAFIRENSANGFWEMHAWVLMPNHAHLLFTPTPACIGACPGDRGTLEWLMSTFKRVTARRVNRSRGTRGMRFWQREWFDHWVRCPAEFERIVAYIRLNPVRACLASDAHPWPHLWVANP